CCAACGAGTGGCTCGGCAAGCCTCTCGAGACACTCCCGACCCATCCTTCGCAGCACAAAACTCTCCAGCGTCTCGTCGTGGTCCTGAGCGCCTTCACCTTCGGCCCATCGGACCTTTGGTCGAATCAGGAGGTCGAGCCCCATACGAAGTTTTCCAGGGAAAGAAAAGAGTCCCGTTGTTGCAAAGGGGGTGAATTTTGTAGGGGCGAACATCATTACGCCATCGGGTAGTTGATGCAGCTTGCCCCGCGAGACAATCCAGGTCTTTTTCTTCGAGTCATCTGTGGGAAGCTCCTGATCGAATACTCCCGCAAGCTTGGCGATCCGATGTGCTGCGGGCTTCTCGGTCAAAAAGCAATCGGGACCTCCATCCACGATGAAGTAGTCACCCTCTTTGCCGTCCCACTCGTCTTTGACAAACTCGGTGATAATCTTGCCGCCCAGCCGAGGCCCCTTCTCAACCAGGCTGAGCTTCACCTCATGCCCTTCATCCTGAGCACGCCTGATCTTATAAGCAGCTCCAAGCCCCGCTATACCCCCACCAATAACCATGACATGCTTCACACGCTACTCCCTTCTTGCCGGTTGTCTTGAGAGTAGAAGAACCGTCGCGCGATCGTATCCTACCTTGTGATCATCGCAGACAGCTCATCAGCAAGTGCATTAACAAGTGTCGGCACCGAGCTTGGGGCCGATGAACGAACGAATTCGATCCCGCTCAAGATCGCCAGATCGGCAATCTCCACGTCAAGATCGTACATCGACTCCATGTGTTCTGTAAGAAAGCCTATGGGGCACACCGCGACCGCCTGATAACCATGCTTCGCGGCGCGTCCAACTACGTCCTCAAGAGATGGTCCGAGCCAAGCGCCAGGCTTATTACCTGTTGACTGGTACGCGACAGCCCAATGAAGCCTTCCTTCGCCAGACCCGTAGAGCTCCACTCCCAACAGTGAGTCCGAGAGCTTCCCACCGGGAAGCTGCAATAGTGCCGCCGCTTGATCGGAAGCGGAGCGGATCCCACAGATATAAGGGTCTTCAGCGCCGAGAAGGTCGGCTACGGGCAGGCTATGGGCAGAGAACACCACGAAGGTGCTACCTGATAGATCACTCGGCAGTTCAGAGATCGCAAAATCCAGATTACTTGCGTGCGCATGAATGTATGCTGGCATACTCCCAAGCAAAGGCGTCTCGATGACTCGCATCCCGGGCAGCTCTTCAAGTGCTTCGGCTATAGTACTCCTGTACGCGACAGTGGTGATCTTCGACTCAAAGGGTGAAAGCGAGACGGTGATCACATCGCGAACTCCGATAGCGTAAAAACGCCTCATCACCTCAGCGATTCTCGGCTGGGAATACCGAAACCCGAGCTCCACAGGAGTGTGTGATTCGTTGCGCTCGTTTATGGCAGCGGAAAGGGCATCAGCGAACTGACCCGCAACAGCATGAAGCGGAGAACACCCTCCGACGGCCAGGTACTTTCGGCGTATGCTCTCCACCACAACCGGCGGATGGGTCCGCCCTGTGAGTTCCGTTATGAAAGACTCAACTTCGTCGATATTACAAGGCCCACCGTACCCGGTGATCAGGATTGCGGCGGTGCCGGTCGCCGGTTGCACCATGTGGTCACTGCCCGGATCTAATGCGCTCGGAGTGCTCATGGACGAATCTGATCATCGCTTTTGCTTTCTCGGGGTCGCTTGTCTTGTGAATACCATGCCCCAGATTGAAGATATGTCCGGGTCGAGTACCAACGGCCTCCAATATCTCTACCACCATCTTCTCAAGCTCTGAGTCCGGAGCGAAAAGCGCGACCGGATCGATGTTGCCTTGAATTCCAAATTTCGGATCTATGAGCTCAACAGCGTGCTTCATATCCAAGCGCCAATCCACGCCGATCACGTCCCCACCAGCTTTTTGAGCCAGATCCAGCATCGAGGTCGCGCCGTTCGGAAAGTGGATGACTGGGACTCCCCCGTCAACCTTAGCCTTACCGTGATCGCT
The window above is part of the Actinomycetota bacterium genome. Proteins encoded here:
- a CDS encoding ferrochelatase encodes the protein MSTPSALDPGSDHMVQPATGTAAILITGYGGPCNIDEVESFITELTGRTHPPVVVESIRRKYLAVGGCSPLHAVAGQFADALSAAINERNESHTPVELGFRYSQPRIAEVMRRFYAIGVRDVITVSLSPFESKITTVAYRSTIAEALEELPGMRVIETPLLGSMPAYIHAHASNLDFAISELPSDLSGSTFVVFSAHSLPVADLLGAEDPYICGIRSASDQAAALLQLPGGKLSDSLLGVELYGSGEGRLHWAVAYQSTGNKPGAWLGPSLEDVVGRAAKHGYQAVAVCPIGFLTEHMESMYDLDVEIADLAILSGIEFVRSSAPSSVPTLVNALADELSAMITR
- a CDS encoding FAD-dependent oxidoreductase; this translates as MKHVMVIGGGIAGLGAAYKIRRAQDEGHEVKLSLVEKGPRLGGKIITEFVKDEWDGKEGDYFIVDGGPDCFLTEKPAAHRIAKLAGVFDQELPTDDSKKKTWIVSRGKLHQLPDGVMMFAPTKFTPFATTGLFSFPGKLRMGLDLLIRPKVRWAEGEGAQDHDETLESFVLRRMGRECLERLAEPLVG